A single window of Limnothrix sp. FACHB-406 DNA harbors:
- a CDS encoding Crp/Fnr family transcriptional regulator, with translation MTAVASLHHPLLSKGTRLFLRRSPLPLAPDRLWQIESGVVRTLAWLDDESLVTLGLWGPGDWVGAPLSNVAHHHAECLTDVKVRSVPIGQWAPNPSDLLRRSQRTEELLAIRSYRRVEMMLLKLLDWLGQHFGRNTQNGREIDLRLTHQDFADLLGATRVTITRAFGQLERQGLVTRSLHRIVLCPDRTWHYEI, from the coding sequence ATGACCGCTGTTGCTTCCCTCCATCATCCTCTTCTGTCCAAAGGAACCCGCCTGTTTTTGCGGCGATCGCCCTTGCCCCTCGCGCCCGATCGCCTGTGGCAAATCGAATCCGGCGTGGTGCGCACCTTGGCTTGGTTAGATGACGAATCCTTGGTCACTTTGGGGCTGTGGGGGCCCGGCGACTGGGTGGGCGCGCCCCTCTCCAACGTGGCTCACCACCACGCCGAGTGTCTGACAGATGTGAAGGTGCGGTCTGTGCCGATCGGTCAATGGGCCCCCAACCCTTCAGACCTGTTACGCCGCAGCCAACGCACCGAGGAACTGCTAGCCATCCGCAGCTATCGGCGCGTTGAAATGATGCTTCTGAAATTGTTGGACTGGCTGGGGCAACATTTCGGCCGCAACACCCAAAATGGTCGCGAGATTGACTTGCGGCTGACCCATCAGGATTTTGCCGATCTCCTGGGAGCCACCCGAGTCACCATCACCCGCGCCTTTGGGCAGTTAGAGCGCCAAGGATTAGTCACCCGATCGCTCCATCGAATTGTGTTGTGCCCCGA
- a CDS encoding Uma2 family endonuclease, whose protein sequence is MTLATTPPPATITDPPLDQWLPATWDKFLAIAHDPAAPPDRRSYYHNGRMRFEMTPLGHDHARQNLPPTDIVAFYALVRQMRVVRYLNVSLRKTGAQECQPDLSVYVGDRPEWPPKGNEPIDLDRFGPPDLVVEVGASSFNDDLGPKRLLYEQLGVREYWVINANERQVIAFAIADRGSRAIEESQVLPGLSMEIVAEALERTDRNDDADTIRWLMEQFQAINS, encoded by the coding sequence ATGACCCTTGCCACAACGCCACCACCAGCCACCATTACAGATCCACCGCTGGATCAATGGTTGCCCGCCACCTGGGACAAATTCCTGGCGATCGCCCATGACCCCGCCGCCCCACCTGATCGCCGCAGCTACTACCACAACGGCCGGATGCGCTTTGAGATGACACCTTTAGGCCATGACCACGCTCGCCAAAACCTGCCGCCCACCGACATTGTGGCATTCTACGCCTTGGTACGGCAGATGCGAGTGGTGCGCTACTTGAACGTGAGCTTGCGAAAAACCGGCGCTCAAGAATGCCAGCCCGATTTATCGGTTTATGTGGGCGATCGCCCCGAGTGGCCACCCAAGGGCAACGAGCCGATCGACCTCGATCGGTTTGGGCCGCCGGACTTGGTGGTGGAAGTGGGAGCCAGTAGCTTCAACGACGATCTCGGCCCCAAGCGCTTGCTCTACGAACAATTGGGCGTGCGGGAATATTGGGTGATCAACGCCAATGAGCGACAGGTGATCGCTTTCGCGATCGCCGATCGGGGCAGTCGGGCGATCGAGGAATCCCAGGTGTTGCCGGGGCTGTCGATGGAGATCGTCGCGGAGGCCTTGGAGCGCACCGATCGCAACGATGACGCAGACACAATCCGCTGGCTGATGGAGCAATTCCAGGCGATCAATTCCTAG